In Fibrobacter sp. UWB10, the genomic window CGGATCCAGACGCGGCCACCGCGCTTGATCTTACGGGTCATGGCGATACGAGCGGCTTCAATCTGACGAGCAGTCAGCCAGCACTTTTCAAGAGCCTGAATGCCGAATTCGCCGAAGGCGATGGAGTTGCCGCGGGAGGCAATGCCCTTCATGCGGCCTTTCATCTGCTTACGATGTAATGTTCTTTTAGGACTCAGCATAATTACTTCTCTCTCTTGTTATCGTTCATGACGTCCTTGCCAATCTTTTCGCCGTGCATGATCCACACCTTGATACCGATGGAACCATAAACGGTCTTAGCAATGGCAGTCGCGTAATCGATGTCGGCGCGGAGAGTGTGCAGAGGCACGCGGCCTTCAGCATACTTTTCGACGCGGGCAATTTCGGCACCACCGAGGCGGCCACCGCACTGCACCTTGATACCTTCAACGCCCATGCGCATAGCGGACTGGATAGCGCGCTTCATGGCACGACGGAAGGAAATACGCTTTTCGAGCTGACGAGCGATGTTTTCGGCAACCAGCTTGGCATCCGTTTCCGGGCGCTTGATTTCCTGGACGTTAATATAGATTTCTTTACCGGTGAGGAACTGGAGTTCGCCCTTGAGCTTTTCCAATTCTTCGCCCTTACGGCCAATCACGATACCCGGACGGGCGGTAAAGAGGTTCACGTTCACCTTCTTGACGGTGCGTTCGATGCCGACCTTGGAAAGGGAGGCATGTTCAAAACGCTTCATCAAGTAGCGACGGAGCACGATGTCTTCATAAAGAAGATCGGCAAACTTGTCTTCGGCATACCACTTGGATTCCCAGCCGCGGATAACGCCAAGACGAAGACCATTCGGATGAGTTTTCTGACCCATTTTAATTACTCCTTGTTGGCCACAACGACTGTGATGTGAGAGAGCGGCTTTTCGATACGGAAAGCACGGCCCTGGGAACGCGGGTGGATACGCTTCATGATGGTACCACCGTCGGCAGTGATGGTCTTGACGACCAGTTCTTCGGCGGCAACGGCACCAGCGGCCTTCTGCTTGAAGTTAGCAACAGCGGACTTCAGAGCATTTTCGACCAGCGGAGCACCCTTGGTCTGCGTGTGGAGAATAGAAAGCATTGCGAATGCTTCTGCAACGGACTTGCCGCGAACCAGGTCGACAACGCGACGGAGCTTGCGAACGCCGTAACGGACGTTTTTCACTTTAGCAACAGCTTGCATTATTTCTTTCCTCCAGCAGCGGTTTCAGTCTTACGGTGACCGCGGAAAGTGCGGGTCATGGAGAATTCACCCAGCTTGTGGCCGACCATGTTTTCGGTCACGTAAACGGGGATGAACTGCTTGCCGTTATAGACGGAGAACGTAAGTCCGACCATATCAGGAATGATGGTGGAACGACGGGACCAGGTCTTGATAGCCTGTTTCTTGTCGGAACCGGCCATCGCCTGGGCTTTGCTCAAAACGTGGGAATCCACGAAAGCACCTTTCTTAAGGGATCTGGACATGAATTAGGCCCTCTTCTGACGACGACGTACGATAAACCTATCGGTACGCTTATTGTTACGAGTTTTGGCACCCTTAGAGTTCTTACCCCAAGGAGAGCACGGATGACGACCACCAGAGGTACGACCTTCACCACCACCAAGGGGGTGATCGACCGGGTTCATAACGACACCACGGACGGACGGGCGAATGCCGAGCCAGCGAGAGCGGCCTGCAGAACCCGAGGATTCATTCATGTGATCGATATTGGAAACCTGACCCACGACGGCGAGGCAATCTTCCGGAATGTAGCGAACTTCGCCACTCGGGAGCTTGACCTGGCAGAGCTTGCCGTCTTTAGCGACGAGTTCTGCACCTGCACCTGCGGAACGAGCGATCTGAGCGCCCTTGCCCGGTTTCATTTCGATGTTGTGGATAATGGTGTTCAGCGGAATATCGCGGAGCGGAAGAGCGTTACCAACGCGGAATTCGGCACCTTCGCCAGAATTCAGCACGTCACCAACCTTGATTTCGGCCGGAGCGACGATGTAGCAGCGCTTGCCGTTCTGGTACTTGACCAGAGCGATACGAGCAGAACGGTTCGGATCGTATTCGATCGTTTCAACGGTGCAGGGGATGCCTGCAAACTTGCGCTTGAAGTCGATGATACGATACAGTTTCTTGTGACCACCACCGCGACGGCGGGAGGTGATTTCACCGGCGTTGTTACGGCCGGAGCTACGCTTGATGCCTTCGGTGAGCGGCTTGTACGGCTTGTCCGCAGTGATTTCCTTGCGGTCACCAATCTGCTTGTAGCGCAGCGTCGGGGTAAGCGGGCGATAAGACTTCAGACCCATGATTATACTCCTTCGAACTCGGCAATCTTTTGCCCGGCCTTAAGCGTGATGTAGGCCTTCTTCCAGTTGGACTTCTTGCCGGCGACCATGCCCATACGAACGCGCTTCATCTTGCCGCGGTTGATAAGGGTATTGACGGAATCGACCTTGACACCAAAACGCTTTTCGATAGCGTCCTTAATCTCGGCCTTCGTTGCGGTCTTGGCAACCTTGAATACATACTTGTGCACGTCATTACGGACAGCAGCCATCAAACGGGCGGTAGCTTCGGTAATGTGCGGTGCAACGAGAATTTCGTGAAGTTCACTCATTAGCGGCCTCCTTCCAGTTCGGCGAGAGCTGCCTGGGAGATGACGACGTTGTTGGCGCGAACGATGTCGTAAGTGTTGACATCAGCAACGCGTGCGCAACGGCACCAAGGAATGTTGTTAGAAGACAGGTAAAGGTTCTTGTCAGCTTCGCTCACCAGGAAGAGAGCGTTGCGCTGTTCGAGACCGGCCTTGTTGAGGACGGCGAGGAGATCCTTGGTCTTCGGGGCGTTGAAAGCGAGAGCTTCGAACACCTGCACCTTGCCTTCGGCAGCCTTAGCAGCGAGAGCAGAGCGGAAGGCGATCTTCTTGACCTTCTTGTTCACCTTTTCAAAGTAGTCATGGGACTTCGGACCGTGAGCCTTAGCACCGCGAACCCACACAGCGGAGGTGTTCTGACCGGAACGTGCACGACCCGTGCCCTTCTGCTTCCAAGGCTTCTGACCACCACCGCTAACGGAGGACTTGTTCTTAGCCTGGGCAGTGCCCTGACGGTTGTTGTTCAAGATAGCCTTGATATGCAAGTACATGCAGACCTTGTTGACTTCCTGATCGAACATGGCCGGGAGCTGAATATCATTCTTAAAATCGCCAGTAGCGGCGAAAAGCTTTGCTGTAGCCATTAGTCTTTCCTCACCACGATGATGCTGTTCTTTGCACCGGGAACTGCGCCGCGGACAAAGATCAGGTTGCGGTCGCCGTCAACCTTGACGACCTGGAGGTGCTTCACGGTCACTTTCTTGTTACCGAACTGACCGGCCATACGCTTGCCCGGGAAAACGCGACCCGGATAAGAGTGAGCGGACGTACCACCCGGTTCGCGCATGTTGTGCGTACCGTGAGAACGAGGACCGCTGTGGAAGTTATGGCGCTTGATGGTACCGGAGAAGCCGTGACCCTTGGAGAGGCCAGAGACATTCACCATCTTCACATCGGCGAAGTCAGCTGCACCGAATTCCTTGCCAACCGGCCAGGCTTCGAGATCAGCGACATCGAATTCAGCGAGGTGTTCACGAACAGCAACGTCAGCCTTCTTGAAGTGGCCGATTTCTGCCTTGTTGGCACGCTGTTCTTTCTTGAGACCAAAGCCGATTTGGACAGCAGTGTAACCGTCCTTCTCTTCTGTCTTATGGCAAACGACCACGCACGGACCGGCTTCGAGAACCGTTACAGGAACGCGTTCGCCCTGTTCCGTGAACACTTGGGTCATTCCCAATTTCTTTGCGAGAATACCGTTCATTGTTATTAAACCTTAATTTCGACTTCAACGCCTGCCGGCAAGTCAAGTTTCATGAGGGAATCAACAGTCTGCGGCGTAGCATCAAGGATGTCGATAAGACGCTTGTGCGTACGGGATTCGAACTGTTCACGGGAAGTCTTGTCGATATGCGGAGAGCGAATCACCGTATACTTCTGGATCTTCGTCGGAAGAGGGATGGGGCCGGCAATGCGTGCCCCAGTGTTCTTAGCTGTATTCACGATGTCTTGAGCGGAGCGGTCGATCATACGATGATCGAAGCTCTTCAAGCGAATACGAATGCGTTCACCAGCCATGATAATTCCTTACTTGATGATTTCGGTTACGGAGCCAGCGCCAACGGTACGGCCACCTTCGCGGATTGCGAAGCGGAGCTGCTTTTCCATTGCCACCGGGGCGATCAGGTTCACGTGAATGGTCACGGTGTCACCCGGAGTCACCATTTCAACACCTTCCGGCAGCTGGATCGTGCCAGTCACGTCGGTGGTGCGGAAGTAGAACTGAGGACGGTAGCCGTTCATGAACGGAGTGTGGCGGCCACCTTCGTCCTTCGTCAGGACGTAGATTTCTGCCTTGAATTCGGCGTGCGGAGTCACGGACTTCGGAGCAGCGAGCACCTGGCCGCGGCTGATGTCCTTCTTTTCTGCGCCGCGGAGGAGCAAACCGACGTTGTCGCCAGCCTGGGCGTCGTCGAGGAGCTTGCGGAACATTTCAACGCCGGTAACCACGTATTCGGCGGTTTCGCCGAGACCAACGCGTTCGACCTTGTCGTTCAGGTGAACAACGCCGCGTTCGATACGACCGGTAGCGACAGTGCCACGACCAGTGATGGTGAACACGTCTTCGATCGGCATCAGGAACGGCTTTTCGGTTTCACGGGCCGGAAGCGGGATGTAGGTGTCGCAGGCGTCCATGAGTTCCATGATCTTGTCCTGGTAGGCAGGGTCGCCTTCGAGGGCCTTGAGGGCGGAACCGCGGATGATCGGGGTGTTGTCGCCGTCAAATTCGTACTTGGACAGAAGGTCACGAACTTCCATTTCCACGAGGTCGAGGAGTTCTTCGTCGTCCACCATGTCGACCTTGTTCATGAACACGACGATCTTCGGCACGCCCACCTGGTGAGCGAGGAGGATGTGTTCACGGGTCTGCGGCATCGGGCCGTCGGTAGCTGCAACAACGAGGATGGCGCCGTCCATCTGGGCAGCACCGGTCACCATGTTCTTGACGTAGTCGGCGTGCCCCGGGCAGTCGACGTGAGCGTAGTGACGGTTTGCAGTGGTGTATTCCACGTGGGAGGTGTTGATCGTGATACCGCGGGCCTTTTCTTCGGGAGCGTTGTCGATTTCGTCGAAACGCTTGGCAGCGGCGAGACCGCGTGCAGCGAGAGTCGTGCAGATTGCGGCGGTCAGAGTGGTTTTGCCGTGGTCAACGTGGCCGATGGTGCCGATGTTGCAGTGCGGCTTGCTTCTGTCAAAATGTTCTTTTGCCATTTTTTCCTCTTCTTCAGCAGAAGGTTTATCGCTTCGAATCCTAGGAACGGCGCGGGTTAAACGCATATTCCTGTTATTTCGCAAAGCATAGGAAGCGGTACTTTGCGAATTTTGCCGAACAAATTTAGCAATTTCAAGGAATTTTTCAAGGATTTTTTTTTGCTTTTTAGCCCAAAAACGCGGATTTCAGCCATTTCGGTGACAAATTCCGCCATCTGGATATTGACACACCGCCATCCGCTTGTTTTACAAAAAATGGCGAATTTTGCAAAATTTAAGGGGTTCAATATTTTAATCCGGCACTAATTCCAACTTATCAACAGTTTAAAAACACTCCCGGCAAACCCCGTACGGCAAATTCAACTTATCAACAACTTTTTTGTAAAAAGATTTTTACTTTATGAAATTTTACATTTCGAGGGGCCTTGTAAAATAATCCACACTTTTAGGAACACGCAAGGAACACTAATTCTTTGAACTATATAATTTTACATTGAAAGCTCAAATAATTAGCTATCTTGTCCCCCTGAGTGTTTCGGGCGCACGAGGATCCTATGAAGAAGACTTTATTCACATTTTTGCTGTCTGCAGCTGCAGTCGCCTTTATTTGTAATTGTGGCGACGACGGCGTCATTGACGCCAACAGTAATAACACTACCCCCATTGTAACCCAAATTTCCTACCTGTATAAGGATGGTTCCACAAGTTACATTATTGACCCCAACGGCGTTGTCACCAACGTTGACGGTGATATTGTAGGTCTCGCCGACATTCAAAACGGCGTTATCTACGCTTCGGACAATTCCATTATTGCCGACGGCATCGATTTCTCACAGCTCGATCTTTTGACACCGCCCGTCATTTCTTCTTTGGCATGGGTCCTTTCTGCAGACCAGATTTATGTCATTTATCCTGACGGCAGCGTCACTGATGCAAACGGCATTGCCCTTGGCGTCATGATTTACTACCCGGACGAAACTGGATCTCCGACCACTGTCGGAAATATTGTCGGCATGGACGGCAACGCTATCGTTGAAAACGTAGACGTCGCCACATTGAAAGTCTACCAGCCCAATATCAATCCTAACCCGAACCCGGTTCCCGTCTACAGCTCCTCTTCCGAAAGCCCCAATCCGGGCCCGGGACCTGTGCTGTCTTCTAGCTCCAACCCGAATCCCGTCTATTCGAGTTCTTCGATGAAGCCGCAGAGTTCGTCTTCGGCAAAGTCCTCTAGCTCTAATGCAAAGTCTTCCAGCTCCGAAGTAAAATCTTCTAGTTCTTCTGCCCCCAAGAGCAGCAGTTCTTCGCAAGGCGGAAACGGCAGCTGCCCGACGATCAAGACCAAGAGCGGCGGCAGAAGCGGTTCTGGCTTCGCAACCCGTTACTGGGACTGCTGTAAGCCTCACTGCTCTTGGCAGCAACACGCTGGCGGAAACCTTTCCAAACAGTGCACGAACAAGGGTAGAACCAACGATACCAACTGGGGCAACGGCAGCGTTTGCGACGGCGGTGGTTCTGCAATGACATGCATTAGCCAGATTCCGTTTACAATCGATGGCTGCTCTGATATGGCATTCGCCTTTGCAGCCGTGCCCGCCTCTGACGGTGGCTCTTGCGGCAAATGCTACCAGCTCACTTTTGATGGTACCGGAGCATCACAAACAAAAACGAAAACCACCGCAAACCACAAAGCGCTCAAAGGCAAGAAGCTTATTGTCATGACGACAAACGTCGGTACCGATGTGCAACAAGGGCAGTTCGACATTATGATCCCGGGCGGCGGCGTGGGTATCTTCAACGGCTGCTCCAGCATGGGCTGGGGTAACCAGGGCGCCCAATACGGCGGTCTTCTCGCTGACTGCGAAAGCGAAATCAAGGACCTCCCGAGCAAGGTCGTTACCTGCCTGAAGGACAAGTGCAACAGCGTATTCAGCAACGACAGCGAAGCCAAGAAGGGCTGCCTGTTCCTCGCTGAATGGTTGCATGCAGCAAATAACCCAGCTCACAAGTATACCGAAGTGGAATGCCCCGACGTGCTGAAGCAGAAGTATTAATCTGATTCAAAATTTCAAGAATCTTAATCCCGGCTTTCAGCCGGGATTTTTCGTTTCAGAAAAAATGTGACGAATATCCCGCAAGCGTTTGCCTTCCAAAAATTTACGTGCTTTTCACACCCGTTTAGATTATCTTATAGCGTGGATGGAATTGGAGGACTTTCAAAAGGAAGTCTCGTTTTATTGTTATGAGGAGATTTATGAAAAACCGATTCCTTAAATCCGTGCTAGTTTTAAGCACCGTATTGGCCATGGTCAACTGCTCCGATTCAGGAGAAAGTACAATCAACAACGGAAATGGCACCGCCCAAGTCGACCCGAATGAAGGTGCATGGCTCATGAACATCGGCCAGAATATCTTGATTTATCCGACTGGTTCCGTAGCCGATGCGAACGGCAACATTATCGGATCCGTCATTTTCATCGAAGGGACACTTTTAGGAACAATCTATGCCGCAGACGGCACAGTTCTTATTGAAAACGTAGACGTTTCCCTCTACCCCATCACCACTCTTGAACAGCTGAATGCAGGCATTCCGACTTCTTCGGAAACTGTGCTCCCGCCCGCTCCGGAATCTTCGGCAGAAACCTTGCCGGAAATCTCTTCCAACAGCAATATTCCTGTTCCCACCTCCAGCGAAGTACAAGGCGAAAGCTCTTCTTCGCAAACAATCAACAACGATAAATCTTCTAGTAGCAAGGCAAAGTCCTCCAGCTCCGCCAAATCGAGTAGCTCTGCCAAGTCCTCTTCCAGCGCAAAAAGCAGCTCCTCCAGCCAGCCGACCGGCGGATGCCCAAATATCAAGGTGGTAAATGGCGGTCCCACCGGAAGCGGTTGGGCAACCCGTTACTGGGACTGCTGTAAGCCCAGTTGCTCTTGGTCAGAAAACGCCCATGGAAACCCGGCAAAGCAATGTACGAACAAGGGCAAGGATTCTAGCACCGATTGGGGCGCTCAAAGCATTTGCAGCG contains:
- the rplW gene encoding 50S ribosomal protein L23 produces the protein MSELHEILVAPHITEATARLMAAVRNDVHKYVFKVAKTATKAEIKDAIEKRFGVKVDSVNTLINRGKMKRVRMGMVAGKKSNWKKAYITLKAGQKIAEFEGV
- the rplB gene encoding 50S ribosomal protein L2 produces the protein MGLKSYRPLTPTLRYKQIGDRKEITADKPYKPLTEGIKRSSGRNNAGEITSRRRGGGHKKLYRIIDFKRKFAGIPCTVETIEYDPNRSARIALVKYQNGKRCYIVAPAEIKVGDVLNSGEGAEFRVGNALPLRDIPLNTIIHNIEMKPGKGAQIARSAGAGAELVAKDGKLCQVKLPSGEVRYIPEDCLAVVGQVSNIDHMNESSGSAGRSRWLGIRPSVRGVVMNPVDHPLGGGEGRTSGGRHPCSPWGKNSKGAKTRNNKRTDRFIVRRRQKRA
- the rplD gene encoding 50S ribosomal protein L4, which gives rise to MATAKLFAATGDFKNDIQLPAMFDQEVNKVCMYLHIKAILNNNRQGTAQAKNKSSVSGGGQKPWKQKGTGRARSGQNTSAVWVRGAKAHGPKSHDYFEKVNKKVKKIAFRSALAAKAAEGKVQVFEALAFNAPKTKDLLAVLNKAGLEQRNALFLVSEADKNLYLSSNNIPWCRCARVADVNTYDIVRANNVVISQAALAELEGGR
- the rplC gene encoding 50S ribosomal protein L3, which translates into the protein MNGILAKKLGMTQVFTEQGERVPVTVLEAGPCVVVCHKTEEKDGYTAVQIGFGLKKEQRANKAEIGHFKKADVAVREHLAEFDVADLEAWPVGKEFGAADFADVKMVNVSGLSKGHGFSGTIKRHNFHSGPRSHGTHNMREPGGTSAHSYPGRVFPGKRMAGQFGNKKVTVKHLQVVKVDGDRNLIFVRGAVPGAKNSIIVVRKD
- a CDS encoding glycosyl hydrolase family 5, with translation MKKTLFTFLLSAAAVAFICNCGDDGVIDANSNNTTPIVTQISYLYKDGSTSYIIDPNGVVTNVDGDIVGLADIQNGVIYASDNSIIADGIDFSQLDLLTPPVISSLAWVLSADQIYVIYPDGSVTDANGIALGVMIYYPDETGSPTTVGNIVGMDGNAIVENVDVATLKVYQPNINPNPNPVPVYSSSSESPNPGPGPVLSSSSNPNPVYSSSSMKPQSSSSAKSSSSNAKSSSSEVKSSSSSAPKSSSSSQGGNGSCPTIKTKSGGRSGSGFATRYWDCCKPHCSWQQHAGGNLSKQCTNKGRTNDTNWGNGSVCDGGGSAMTCISQIPFTIDGCSDMAFAFAAVPASDGGSCGKCYQLTFDGTGASQTKTKTTANHKALKGKKLIVMTTNVGTDVQQGQFDIMIPGGGVGIFNGCSSMGWGNQGAQYGGLLADCESEIKDLPSKVVTCLKDKCNSVFSNDSEAKKGCLFLAEWLHAANNPAHKYTEVECPDVLKQKY
- the rplV gene encoding 50S ribosomal protein L22, which produces MQAVAKVKNVRYGVRKLRRVVDLVRGKSVAEAFAMLSILHTQTKGAPLVENALKSAVANFKQKAAGAVAAEELVVKTITADGGTIMKRIHPRSQGRAFRIEKPLSHITVVVANKE
- the rpsJ gene encoding 30S ribosomal protein S10, giving the protein MAGERIRIRLKSFDHRMIDRSAQDIVNTAKNTGARIAGPIPLPTKIQKYTVIRSPHIDKTSREQFESRTHKRLIDILDATPQTVDSLMKLDLPAGVEVEIKV
- the tuf gene encoding elongation factor Tu, translating into MAKEHFDRSKPHCNIGTIGHVDHGKTTLTAAICTTLAARGLAAAKRFDEIDNAPEEKARGITINTSHVEYTTANRHYAHVDCPGHADYVKNMVTGAAQMDGAILVVAATDGPMPQTREHILLAHQVGVPKIVVFMNKVDMVDDEELLDLVEMEVRDLLSKYEFDGDNTPIIRGSALKALEGDPAYQDKIMELMDACDTYIPLPARETEKPFLMPIEDVFTITGRGTVATGRIERGVVHLNDKVERVGLGETAEYVVTGVEMFRKLLDDAQAGDNVGLLLRGAEKKDISRGQVLAAPKSVTPHAEFKAEIYVLTKDEGGRHTPFMNGYRPQFYFRTTDVTGTIQLPEGVEMVTPGDTVTIHVNLIAPVAMEKQLRFAIREGGRTVGAGSVTEIIK
- the rpsC gene encoding 30S ribosomal protein S3, translating into MGQKTHPNGLRLGVIRGWESKWYAEDKFADLLYEDIVLRRYLMKRFEHASLSKVGIERTVKKVNVNLFTARPGIVIGRKGEELEKLKGELQFLTGKEIYINVQEIKRPETDAKLVAENIARQLEKRISFRRAMKRAIQSAMRMGVEGIKVQCGGRLGGAEIARVEKYAEGRVPLHTLRADIDYATAIAKTVYGSIGIKVWIMHGEKIGKDVMNDNKREK
- the rpsS gene encoding 30S ribosomal protein S19; this encodes MSRSLKKGAFVDSHVLSKAQAMAGSDKKQAIKTWSRRSTIIPDMVGLTFSVYNGKQFIPVYVTENMVGHKLGEFSMTRTFRGHRKTETAAGGKK